From a single Planctellipticum variicoloris genomic region:
- a CDS encoding ammonium transporter, whose amino-acid sequence MLRLLGLSSMAGLLLCWCLTAAPLMAQDAAPVDPAAAAPAGETTPAEEKPAEAAAPVDPVEALTAKLGTLTVAVDCVWVLLAAMIVFFMNLGFGCVESGMCRAKNCVNIVSKNFIVFAVSTVGFWILGWGLMFGNGDDWIGKSGLWLVSGTDNSPATLADYTGDYGAINWTGVPLWAKFFFQLVFCGTAATIVSGAVAERIKYLSFIIFSLFLTMLIYPVVGHWIWGGGYLQMKWGFVDFAGSTQVHSVGGWAALAGIIVLGPRIGKFGPDGKVNAIPGHSMSLAFIGCLVLWFGWFGFNPGSTMGVSGDGGAVAAEVAVTTNTAAAFATLTATLTAWLLLGKPDVGMTLNGCLAGLVAITAGCAFFTVEASALVGSIAGVLVVLSVMMFDRIKIDDPVGATSVHLVNGVFGTICVGLFSHPDRIARSANALHKPGLFYGGGMDQTITQLVGAGFTAAFVFTLSLGFWLVLKAIMGIRVTEAEEIEGLDHGEHGNEAYHGFVIQA is encoded by the coding sequence ATGTTGCGATTGCTCGGGCTCTCTTCAATGGCGGGGCTCCTGCTCTGCTGGTGTCTCACTGCAGCACCACTGATGGCGCAGGACGCCGCGCCGGTCGATCCTGCCGCGGCCGCACCGGCCGGTGAAACAACGCCGGCCGAGGAGAAGCCCGCCGAAGCGGCGGCGCCCGTCGATCCCGTCGAGGCATTGACCGCAAAGCTCGGTACGCTGACTGTCGCCGTGGACTGCGTCTGGGTCCTGCTCGCAGCGATGATCGTCTTCTTCATGAATCTCGGCTTCGGCTGCGTCGAGTCGGGGATGTGCCGGGCCAAGAACTGCGTCAACATCGTGTCGAAGAACTTCATCGTCTTCGCCGTGTCGACCGTGGGCTTCTGGATCCTCGGCTGGGGCCTGATGTTCGGCAACGGCGACGACTGGATCGGCAAGAGCGGACTCTGGCTCGTCAGCGGAACCGACAACAGCCCCGCCACCCTCGCCGACTACACCGGCGACTACGGCGCCATCAACTGGACCGGCGTGCCGTTGTGGGCCAAGTTCTTCTTCCAGCTCGTGTTCTGCGGAACGGCGGCGACCATCGTGTCGGGCGCCGTCGCCGAACGCATCAAGTATCTCTCCTTCATTATCTTCTCGCTGTTCCTGACCATGCTGATCTACCCGGTCGTCGGTCACTGGATCTGGGGCGGCGGCTACCTGCAGATGAAGTGGGGCTTCGTCGACTTCGCGGGCTCGACTCAAGTTCATAGCGTCGGCGGCTGGGCGGCTCTTGCGGGGATCATCGTCCTTGGCCCCCGCATCGGTAAGTTCGGACCTGACGGTAAGGTCAATGCGATCCCCGGCCACAGCATGTCGCTGGCCTTCATCGGCTGCCTCGTCCTGTGGTTCGGCTGGTTCGGCTTCAACCCCGGCAGCACCATGGGCGTCTCCGGCGACGGCGGCGCCGTCGCCGCGGAAGTTGCCGTGACCACGAACACCGCGGCCGCGTTCGCCACGCTGACTGCCACGCTGACTGCGTGGCTGCTCCTTGGAAAACCGGATGTCGGCATGACCCTCAACGGCTGCCTGGCGGGTCTCGTCGCCATCACTGCCGGCTGCGCCTTCTTCACCGTTGAAGCCTCAGCGCTCGTCGGCTCAATCGCGGGCGTCCTCGTAGTGCTCTCCGTGATGATGTTCGACCGCATCAAGATCGACGATCCTGTCGGCGCGACGTCGGTGCATCTCGTCAACGGCGTGTTTGGCACGATCTGCGTCGGGCTCTTCAGCCATCCGGACCGGATCGCCCGCAGTGCCAACGCTCTCCATAAGCCCGGCCTGTTCTACGGCGGCGGCATGGACCAGACCATTACTCAGCTTGTCGGAGCCGGGTTCACCGCGGCCTTCGTCTTCACCCTCTCGCTGGGCTTCTGGCTGGTCCTCAAGGCAATCATGGGCATCCGCGTCACCGAGGCCGAGGAGATCGAGGGGCTCGATCACGGCGAACATGGCAACGAGGCCTATCACGGCTTCGTCATCCAGGCCTGA